One window of Schistocerca cancellata isolate TAMUIC-IGC-003103 chromosome 9, iqSchCanc2.1, whole genome shotgun sequence genomic DNA carries:
- the LOC126101013 gene encoding arylsulfatase B-like has product MRLLLVVASVWLVAAVGPAGAKPPNIVFIVADDMGWNDVSFHGSDQVPTPNIDALAYHGVILNGHYVQPVCTPSRSAIMTGKYPVRLGMQGHVILGDEVHALPEGKILPQYLKDLGYVTRAIGKWHLGHYSKVYTPTYRGFDSHLGYWNAGVGYYDYIFADQGAHGYDLRENLTTAWQYNGKYATDVFTEEAERLIREHDTERPLFLYFAHLACHPGDHSQLINAPQDLINSFSYISHPDRRILAAVMAKMDESVGRVVTALHERDMLNNSIIVFVADNGAGSDVNWGSNFPFRGIKNSLWEGAVHGVAAVWSPLLQNMSRVDHELMHISDWLPTLYAAAGGNASDLPDDLDGVNMWPRLVSGEPSQRTEILLNYDEVAENGAVRVGDWKLVKGVQNNDYYAGASGAEDPLFTPAYDPEEVLASPVGQALSSVVGASPEAEDVLRLRAEATVSCPERPAHGLCNITSSSGWCVFNIRQDPCEAGDGQPADMPEGLVDTLLERLETLSQPLMPQPGANVTQTDLADPKRWNNTWVPWVDCIADNADPMCNVVT; this is encoded by the exons GGCTGGAACGACGTGAGCTTCCACGGCTCGGACCAGGTGCCCACGCCCAACATCGACGCCCTGGCGTACCACGGGGTGATCCTCAACGGCCACTACGTGCAGCCAGTCTGCACGCCGTCCCGGTCGGCCATCATGACCGGGAAGTATCCCGTCCGGCTGG GCATGCAAGGCCACGTGATCCTGGGGGACGAGGTGCACGCGCTGCCCGAGGGCAAGATCCTGCCGCAGTACCTCAAGGACCTGGGCTACGTCACCAGAGCCATCGGCAAGTGGCACCTGGGCCACTACTCCAAGGTCTACACGCCCACATACCGCGGGTTCGACTCCCACCTCGGCTACTGGAACGCCGGCGTCGGCTACTACGACTACATATTTGCAGACCAG GGTGCCCACGGGTACGACCTGCGGGAGAACCTGACGACGGCGTGGCAGTACAACGGCAAGTACGCGACGGACGTGTTCACCGAGGAGGCGGAGCGGCTGATCCGGGAGCACGACACGGAGCGGCCGCTGTTCCTCTACTTCGCGCACCTCGCCTGCCACCCCGGGGACCACTCGCAGCTCATCAACGCCCCGCAGGACCTCATAAACAGCTTCTCCTACATCTCGCACCCCGACCGCCGCATACTCGCAG CGGTGATGGCGAAGATGGACGAGTCGGTGGGGCGTGTGGTGACAGCCCTCCACGAGCGCGACATGCTCAACAACTCCATCATAGTGTTCGTCGCCGACAACGGGGCGGGCAGCGACGTCAACTGGGGCTCCAACTTTCCCTTCCGAGGA ATAAAGAACAGCCTGTGGGAGGGTGCGGTGCACGGCGTGGCTGCTGTGTGGAGCCCCCTGCTGCAGAACATGTCCAGGGTGGACCACGAGCTGATGCACATATCGGACTGGCTGCCCACGCTGTACGCTGCAGCAG GAGGTAATGCGTCAGACCTGCCGGACGACCTGGACGGCGTAAACATGTGGCCGCGGCTGGTCTCTGGAGAGCCCAGCCAGCGCACGGAGATACTCCTCAACTACGACGAGGTGGCCGAGAACGGCGCCGTCCGCGTCGGCGACTGGAAGCTCGTCAAAG GTGTGCAGAACAACGACTACTACGCCGGGGCGAGCGGCGCTGAGGACCCGCTGTTCACGCCAGCCTACGACCCGGAGGAGGTGCTGGCCAGTCCAGTGGGGCAGGCGCTCTCCAGCGTGGTCGGGGCGTCCCCGGAGGCGGAGGACGTGCTGCGGCTGCGCGCTGAGGCGACCGTGTCCTGCCCGGAGCGGCCCGCGCACGGGCTGTGCAACATCACGAGCAGCAGCGGCTGGTGCGTCTTCAACATCAGGCAGGACCCGTGCGAGGCGGGCGACGGCCAGCCGGCCGACATGCCGGAGGGCCTGGTGGACACACTGCTGGAGCGGCTGGAGACGCTGTCGCAGCCGCTGATGCCGCAGCCGGGGGCCAACGTCACGCAGACCGACCTGGCCGACCCCAAGCGCTGGAACAACACCTGGGTGCCCTGGGTCGACTGCATCGCCGACAACGCAGACCCCATGTGCAACGTCGTCACGTAG